AACACGAAGATTGAATCCTCCGAAACAGAATGAGACAGGAGGCATCAGTGTGGATTGCGCGGTGGTGCTTCATCGAGAGACGGGTCCCGGGCTCTTGGACACAGTGTACGAAGCGGTTCGCGCGCGCGATTTGGAGGCCCGGGGTCTGCGCGCGGCACGTCGGGTTCCCATCCCCATCGAGCTTCGCGGCATCCGGTTCGACGAAGGATTTGGTGCAGACCTCAGCGTGGAGGATGCCATTCTTGTGGAACTCAGATCCGCGGAGAAGGTCACGAAAGCGCACCATAAGCAGGTGTTGACCTATCTGCGGTTGACGGGTATCAGACTCGGCATCTACTCGACTTCGGCGAGGTTTTGATAAGGGACGGCGTTCCCCGCATCATAAACGGAGACGTCGAATAGATTCCGCTTC
This genomic interval from Candidatus Hydrogenedentota bacterium contains the following:
- a CDS encoding GxxExxY protein, yielding MDCAVVLHRETGPGLLDTVYEAVRARDLEARGLRAARRVPIPIELRGIRFDEGFGADLSVEDAILVELRSAEKVTKAHHKQVLTYLRLTGIRLGIYSTSARF